In Salvelinus sp. IW2-2015 unplaced genomic scaffold, ASM291031v2 Un_scaffold1523, whole genome shotgun sequence, a genomic segment contains:
- the cldn34a gene encoding claudin-34 has product MVYLAHTVHWQFLGLVIGCVGWILTMATAGHNEWRLWYVEDVSVVTSGVAWVGVWRACFYSHTLPDSEFCQPIGIADPFVPVEISVAQVVIMVAVITGLLGNILGAYSVRNIYFGQKTHDFIRLTFSGAGGLYVLTGVSFLVPLVWNVKSVLTNQTVAFPPEFHLPPAPLRQEVGGAIWMGVGASIFLIFGGLLFLCYRYVIRAKPVSGENDKDPLHGPPIRLKSILENGDKETKDNPAFQAEEDL; this is encoded by the coding sequence ATGGTGTACCTGGCCCACACGGTTCACTGGCAGTTCCTGGGCCTAGTGATTGGTTGTGTAGGCTGGATCCTGACCATGGCCACCGCGGGCCACAACGAGTGGAGGCTGTGGTACGTAGAGGACGTCTCCGTGGTAACTTCTGGCGTGGCCTGGGTGGGCGTGTGGCGGGCGTGTTTCTACAGCCACACTCTACCCGACTCAGAGTTCTGCCAGCCAATCGGCATTGCCGACCCGTTTGTTCCCGTGGAGATCTCTGTGGCACAGGTGGTCATCATGGTAGCAGTGATCACTGGACTCTTGGGAAACATCCTTGGTGCGTACTCAGTGAGGAACATCTATTTTGGTCAGAAGACTCATGACTTTATCAGACTGACGTTCTCAGGGGCCGGTGGGCTGTACGTCCTGACAGGGGTCAGCTTTCTGGTCCCTCTAGTCTGGAACGTGAAATCTGTCCTGACTAATCAGACCGTAGCATTCCCCCCAGAGTTCCACCTCCCTCCTGCCCCCCTCAGACAGGAAGTGGGCGGAGCTATCTGGATGGGGGTCGGTGCTTCGATCTTCCTTATCTTCGGCGGTCTCCTATTCCTCTGCTACAGGTATGTTATCAGGGCTAAGCCAGTCAGTGGAGAGAACGACAAGGACCCTCTACATGGGCCACCCATAAGACTAAAGTCTATATTAGAGAATGGAGACAAGGAGACGAAAGACAACCCTGCCTTCCAGGCTGAGGAAGACCTTTAG